Genomic DNA from bacterium:
GTCAACCCGGCGGAACCTCAAGTTCCGGAAGAGCGGCGGGGTGAGATTCGCTTCGTGGATGTATCCTTCTCTTACGGCAGCAGAGAGCCCGTGCTGAAGAAAATATCCTTTGTAATTTCACCGGGCCAGACTGTCGCGTTCGTTGGTTCAACGGGCAGCGGCAAGTCAACTCTGATAAACTTGATACCAAGACTGCTCGACCCGACGTCAGGCATAGTACTGATAGACGGCATTCCAACTACTGAGTGGGACATTGATGAACTTCGAAATTCGGCCGCCATGGTTCCGCAGGACGCTTTCTTGTTCTCCGAGACGGTTTACAATAACCTGATCTTCGGCAAACCTGATGCCAGCCGCTCCGAAGCGTTGGAGGCCGCGAGGGTTTCGCGAATAGACAAGGATGTTGAGAATTTCGCGGGTGGGTATGAGACCTTGGTGGGTGAGCGCGGAGTGACACTTTCCGGTGGACAAAAGGGACGACTTGCATTGGCGAGGGCCCTCGTTCGCGACCCGATTATTTTGATTCTGGACGATGCGCTTGCCGCAGTAGACACTCACACCGAGGAGGAGATACTTTCAGGACTGAAACAATTCATGCGCGACCGGACTTCTATCCTGATCTCACACCGCGTGTCAACAGTGCGAGAGGCCGACTGCATTTTTGTTCTCGAGAATGGGGAGATTGTGGAACAGGGAACACATAACGAGCTTGTGAAGCTTGATGGATACTACGCGGACATGGAGCGTCGCCAACGTCTAGAGGAAGAACTGGAGCACACAGAATGAGTGCCGCATCAGCAAAGTCCGCCGAAGAACGGGATGTCATGGGAAAAGCGTATGACTCGGTTCTTGCGCGGCGATTATGGGGATATGTCGGGAATCAGAAACTGAAACTCTTTCTTGCCGTAGGCCTCTTACTGCTCGGTGCGGCCGCTGAACTCGCAGGTCCGTGGCTCTCAAAAATAGCCATAGACAAGTACATTGCGAACGGAGACATGCCGGGGTTGATAAAGATTGTCGTGTTGTTTGTCGGTGTCGCCGCCGTATCCGCGGCGCTCAGATGGAGTCAGGTATACTTGACCGGCGAGGCCGGCCAGATTATCATGTACCGGCTTCGCCGGGATGTGTTTGAGAAGCTGCAACGGTTGTCCGTACCCTACTTTGACAGAAATCCAGTCGGACGGCTCATGACTCGGGTTACTTCAGACGTTCAAGCGCTGTATGAACTGTTCGGCTCAGGCATGGTCGCAATCTTTGGTGATGTGTTCACTCTTGTCGGCATCATGATCGTCATGTTTGCCATCAATTGGAAATTGGCGCTGTTGACGTTGACGGTTGTGCCGATACTCATTGTTGTGACATTCGCATTCAGGAAGAAAGTGCGCGATCTCTACCGGCAGACCCGGTCGCAGATATCCGGACTGAACGGATACTTGCAGGAAAATATCACGGGCATGCGCGTCGTGCAGCTGTTCGGAAGGGAAGAGCACAACTATCAGAGATTCCAGGAGCAGAATGGGGCACTGAAGAATACCTATCTCGATACGATCTTCTTCTACGCGTTATTCTTCCCCGGTGTCGAGCTTATTTCAGCACTGGCGATTGCCGCAATCATTTGGGGCGGAGGAACGATGATGATTGCAGGAACCGTGACAGTCGGCACTCTCGTCGCATTTCTGCAGTATGTTGAGAGGTTTTATCGTCCGGTTCGCGACCTCGCGGAAAAATACAACATCTTGCAGGCGGCAATGGCAGCTGCTGAACGAGTGTTTCATGTGTTGGATGAGCCAATCCAAGTTTCTGATTCGCGCTCTCTGGATAAGCCGACAGCAGCATCAGATGCGCCGTTCATCGAGTTTCGCCACGTGTGGTTTGCCTACAAACCTGATGAATGGATATTACAGGACGTTAGTTTTGCCGTCAGACAGGGCGAGTCCATTGCTGTTGTCGGTGCGACGGGTGCGGGAAAGACTACAATCATCTCGCTCCTGCAACGGTTTTACGACGTGCAAAAGGGAGAAATACTAATCAAAGGGAGGGACATTCGAGAATATCCTCTTGCAGAACTCAGGTCGATGTTGGGTATTGTGCTGCAGGATGTGTTCATTTTCGCAGGAAATATAGCGGACAACATTCGTTATGGGAAGCCAGATGCCACAGAGGAAGATGTGAAAGCGGCCGCAAACCTTGTTTTTGCCAACAGGTTTATCGATAAACTGCCTGGCGGCCTTGCTGAACCCGTGGTTGAGCGCGGTGCCACGCTTTCCACAGGTCAGCGCCAATTGTTAGCTTTTGCGCGTGCTCTTCTAAGAAAACCCGAATTGCTCATTCTGGATGAGGCAACCGCATCTATAGACACGGAGACGGAACAGTTGATTCAGCAGGCCATTGAAAGGGTACTGGAGGGAAGAACCTCAATTATCATTGCCCACAGGTTATCGACCATCCAGAGTTGCAATAGAATTCTGGTCATGCATCACGGCAAGCTGCGGGAAGAAGGAACACACGAGGAGCTATTGAGGTTGGGCGGAATCTACTACAGGTTGTACAGGCTGCAGTTCGGGCAGTCGGAGTCCGCCAAAGATGAGCAGCTTGTCCCTTGACTTTTGGGGTATTTTGCGCTACCTTAACGAGAATATAGTCGGCAATAGCAAAATATTGTTTTTATTGGAATAATCGTCCATTGAGTGTTTCCCGCAACGACATAATTAACCTTGCGAAGCTTGCGAGGATGAGACTTACAGAGGATGAGATTGAGGCTCTGCAAAAGGACATGAACTCAATTCTTGTGTTTTTCGATCAGCTCAAGAAAGTGGATGTCTCAGACGTTGAGCCCATGGTCCATCCTGTCAAGGGCGACTTTCTGCTTGAGGACGATGTTCCGCATGAGTCCCTGCCTCGAGAGGTAGTGTTAAGGGATGCGCCGGACCGAACGGAAGAGTATTTCCGTCTCCCCAGAGTTTTAGGCGGATGAGCAAGGTTGCGGTCGTCATTCCGGCACGCTACGGGGCGACGAGGTTTCCTGGAAAGCCGTTAGCGCTCTTGTGGGGTCGGCCCATGGTGCAGCACGTGTGGGAGAAGTGTCAAGCGGCATCAGGAATTGACCGCGTGGTTGTGGCAACGGATGACTCAAGAATTCTTACGGCATGTGCAGGCTTCGGTGCCGAGGCGGTCATGACGGATTCGGCGTTGCCCTCGGGAACCGATCGTGTGGCAGCCGCAGCGGAAGACATGGGCCAATACGATATCATCTTGAATGTGCAAGGTGATGAACCTGGAATGGAGCCTGAGGTAATTGCGGCAGTGGCAGGCCTGATGAGGATGCCAGACGTGTCGATCGGAACGGCGGTCGTTCCCACTGCAAGAGTCGAGGACCTTGCACGGCCTCACGTTGTGAAGGCCGTGGTCGCACAAGACGGTCGAGCGCTCTATTTCAGCCGCTCTGTCGTACCTTTCGAACGTAACAAGCTGCAAAACTCGCCTTACTTTCGCCATTTGGGAATTTATGGCTTTCGCCGGCAAGTACTCGCTGAATTGGTGAAATTGCCGCCGTCCCCGCTTGAGCAAGTCGAAAGCCTTGAACAGCTCCGCTGGCTTGAAGCGGGCTACGAAATCAGAACCGTATCTGTGAACAGCTCATCGGTTGGCGTTGACACTCCAGAAGACCTCCAGACTATATCTCTCCGAACCCACTAATTAACATGTCTCCGCAAAAGAACTCGCGAAAAGCAAGCCGCACGAAGTATGTGTTTATCACAGGCGGAGTCGTGTCTTCCCTGGGTAAAGGTATTGCATCGGCATCGATAGGCCGCATCCTGAAGGCTCGCGGCTTAAAGGTGTCCATGATGAAACTGGATCCGTATATCAACGTGGATCCGGGTACAATGAATCCGTTTCAGCATGGTGAGGTGTACGTAACAGAGGACGGAGCGGAGACAGATCTCGATCTTGGGCACTACGAGCGTTTCATTGATGAAGACATGACCCGTGCAAACAACGCGACGACGGGTCAGATTTACCATACGGTAATCTCAAAGGAACGTAAAGGCGATTATCTCGGCGCAACAGTGCAGGTGATACCCCATATTACCGGCGAAATCATCGAGAGAATGCTCGCTGTGACGCGTGGCTCGAAAGTCTATGACGTCGTCTTGGTCGAGGTCGGCGGCACGGTAGGTGACATCGAAAGTCTCCCATACATTGAAGCAATCAGGCAATTCGGCCTCGAGCTCGGCCCGAAGAATTGCGTTTACATTCATCTTACATTAGTTCCTTACATCGCAACAGCGCAGGAAGTAAAGACGAAGCCGACTCAACACTCCGTGAAGGAGCTTCGAGAAATTGGAGTTCAGCCAGATTTGTTGCTCTGTCGTACGGACAGGCCGCTCGACCGCAAGGTCAAGGATAAGATTGCCTTGTTCTGCAATGTTGGAAAAGAAGACGTGTTTGATGTTCCCGATGTGGATACGGTCTACGAATTGCCTTTGATTTTCGAGCGCGAGGGAATGGGAAAACGCCTGCTCGACCAGCTTGGCTTAAGAGGAAAGGAACCTGACTTCAGTCAATGGCAGCAGGTCGTGCGAAAAATCAAGCATCCGACCGGTTCGGTCAAGATTCTCATCGCGGGGAAGTATGTCGAAGTTCGCGACTCATACAAGTCCATTATCGAGTCTTTTATTCATGCAGGGGCATTTCATGGACTCAAGGTTGATCTGAAGTGGGTGGAAGCTGAAGAATTTGAGAGTGGCGATGCCAAGGATCTGATGTCCGGTTGTTCAGGGCTTCTTGTGCCGGGCGGTTTTGGAGAACGGGGCATTGAAGGCAAGATTGCGGCCATTCAGTATGCCCGGACAAAAGGCATACCATTTTTCGGAATTTGCCTGGGTATGCAAGCGGCAGTGATTGAATATGCGCGTAATGTGTGCGGATTGCGGAAGGCTCACTCTACGGAATTCGCTCCTGCGACAAAGCATCCGGTCATTGACCTTCTCCCCGAACAGCGCGGCTTGAAACAGAAAGGCGCGACGATGAGATTAGGAAGCTACCCGTGCTTCCTGACTCGCGGTTCCAAGGCACATGCGGCCTTTAAGACCGATGCAATCACTGAGCGTCATCGGCATCGTTTTGAAATGAACAATCAGTATCGGGAACAACTGGAGCAGGCCGGCTTGCGATGCACCGGTGTCTGGCCGGGTGGCGATTTGGTCGAGATAGTTGAGTTGGAAAACCACCCGTGGTTTTTGGCAGTTCAATTTCACCCGGAATTGAAGAGCAGACCTACGCATCCTCATCCGCTGTTCAGGGATTTCGTCGGTGCATGTATGAATTTTGGAGAACCGAAGTCAAAGGATGTGGTTTCGGCGAAGAAACTTGAAACAGTGATAGAGGAGTAGGAGTGCAGCGCACCCACAAGGCGACGCTCATTCCCGGTGACGGTATCGGCCCGTCGATCTCTGAGGCCGCAGTGGCCATCATGGAGGCGACGGGCGTTGTCATTCAATGGGAAGTTTGTCACGCGGGATTGGCCGCGATTGCAGCGGGCAAGGACCCGCTTCCAAAGGAGACCGCTGATTCGATTGACCGGACTGGCGTGGTGCTGAAAGGGCCGATCACGACTCCGGTAGGCGGCGGCTATAAGAGCGTGAATGTCTCCATGAGACAAAAGTGGAACCTTTATGCCAATGTACGACCCTGTGTGTCATTTACAGGAATAAAAACGCCCTTTCCTGATACGGACATAGTTGTCATCCGGGAAAACACCGAAGGCTTATACACAGGCCAGGAGATGTATGTCGATCCGGACAAACGGGCCGCGATTGTAGTTGCTTGCAACACAAGATCTGCGATGGACAGGGTCTGCTCGTATAGTTTCAACTATGCGCGCAGAAACGGCCGCAAGAAAGTAACTTGCATTCATAAGGCAAACATCTTGAAGGTGTTTTCGGGAATCTTTCTTGAAAGCTTCAGGGAAATTGCCGCTGATTATCCCGACATCAATGCCGAGGAAAAGATTATTGACGCCGCGTGCATGGAGTTGGTGAAGAAACCACACACCTATGACGTTATCGTTACGACAAATCTCTTTGGCGACATCATCTCGGATTTGACAGCCGGACTTGTGGGTGGTCTTGGCGTCGCTCCGGGTGCGAACTATGGCGACAACGTGGCCATGTTTGAAGCCATTCACGGCAGCGCTCCGGATATTGCAGGCAAGGGAATTGCCAATCCCATCTCACTGGTTTTGGCAGGCGCAATGATGCTGAAGCATATGGGCGAAGATGAAGCTTCCGAAAAGGTCAATAGCGCCGTTCGCGCTGTGCTCAAGGAAGGCAAATATTTGACGCCGGACCTGATGCCAGGGTCTCCGCACGGAACAGCCGATATCACAAAGGCCATCATTGACCAGCTCAATTGATATCGGCGGCGAGTTCTATCCGCTCGCAATCATCGCAGGTCCCTGTGTCATAGAGTCTGAAGACTTGTGTATGTATGTCGCAGAAGAACTTGCTATCATCGCGACTCGTACGGGCGTGCTGCCTATTTTCAAAGCAAGTTTTGATAAAGCGAATCGAACATCGGTGGATAGTTTTCGCGGTCCGGGTCTAGAAGAAGGCCTTCGCATCCTTGAGAATGTCCGTAAGTCTTCAGGTTTGCCCGTCACAACGGACATTCACCTGCCAGATCAGGCGGCTTCTGCAGGCGAAGTCGTGGACATTCTTCAGATTCCCGCATTCCTGTGCCGGCAGACGGATATTCTGGTTGCGGCGGGAAAAACAGGGAAGGCCGTAAATGTCAAAAAGGGGCAATTTGTTGCACCGGAGGACATGAAGTTCGCGGCCGCAAAAATTGCGTCGACGGGAAACAACAAGATTCTGCTGACGGAGCGCGGATCAAGTTTCGGTTACCGCGATCTTGTCGTGGACATGCGATCCCTTGTACTGCTGGCCGATATCGGTTACCCCGTAGTGTTCGATGCCACACATAGCGTTCAGAAGATGGGTGGTCAGGGTGCTGGTGTGTCCGGTGGAAGTCCGCGATTTATAGGACACCTTGCTCGCGCGGCAGTTGCGACAGGCGCGGTTTCTGCGGTTTTCGTTGAAACTCACCCTAATCCTTCACAGGCACTGTCGGACGGCGGCAACATGCTTGCATTGTCTGAATTAGAGAGATTTATTACTGACCTGGTACGAATCGTGGAATCGCTCAAGGCGGGGGAAGCGTGAGCTCTCCCCAAGACAGAATCCGTCTGAAGGGTATTCAGATTTACGCCCACCACGGAGCTTTGGATGAAGAGCGCAGACTTGGACAGTTGTTTGAACTCGATTGCGAAGTCGCCGGTGACTTCGGTCGCGGCGGATCAAGCGGCGATGACTTGTACTGGACGGTTGATTACACGCTCTTGTTTAAAGAACTCGAACGCGCCTTTCTCGCTGAAAACTACCGGCTGCTCGAAACGTGCGCTTCTGAGCTTGCAAATGCAGTCTTGGTGAAATTCGCTGCTGTGCAAGAGGTGACTATCCGGGTGCGCAAACCTCATGTGCCGATGGGTGGAGTATTGAACAGCGTCGAAGTTGAAGTCGTCCGCCATCGCAAGGATGATTGAGCACGCTTACATCGGTTTCGGCACCAATTTGGGCGATCGATGGGAGAACTACAATAAGGCTGTCGACCTTCTAACCCGCCAATTTGCACTCCTGAGAATCGCAAGGGTTGTTGAATCCAAGCCTGTTGATGGAGTTGCCGGTGGAAATTTCCTTAACACGGTCTTTGAGTGCAGGCGCATAGAAAACTGTTTCATGTTTCTGAGACAGCTTCAGGCAATCGAGCTTTCCGTCGGAGGAACCACGGACAAGCACGGCAATGCACGAACATGTGATTTGGACATTCTTCTGTGGGGTAATGAGATTATTGACACCCCTGATTTGCACGTTCCGCATCCGCGCATGCACTTGCGTGATTTCTATTTGATCCCGCTTTGTGAATTGATTCCGGATTCAGTTCATCCTGTTTCGGGAAAGACATTCAAGCAGCTGCTCGACGAGATTAGACTGATCAGTGTGATCGGTCCAGCCACACAATAAGTATATGCAGACTCGCCACCGGTACATTGCGATAGAAGGAGTCATCGGCGTCGGTAAGACGTCGCTGGCACGTATTCTCTCCGAGAACCTGAATGGCCGTCTCGTGCTTGAGAACCATGATGAGAATCCGTTTCTCGCACAGTTTTATAAGGACCAGCGCCACTATGCTTTCCAGACGCAACTTTTTTTCCTTTTGTCGCGATTCAAGCAGCAGCAGGAACTGCCTGAACCGGATTTCTTTCATACGACGCTGATTTCTGATTATATTTTCCCGAAAGACCGGATATTTGCGTACATAAACCTCAGCGAAGCCGAACTGACGCTGTATGAAAAGGTAATGTCGCTTTTGGAAATGCGGGTGCGCAAGCCTGATATTGTAGTGTATCTGCAAAGCTCGACTGACAGGTTAATGAAGAATATACGCATGCGGAGTCGTCCTTATGAACGGGACATGTCGGAAGAGTACATTCGCACGTTGAATGAAGGGTATAATCATTTCTTTTTTAATTACGATGAAACTCCGCTGCTGATCGTGAACACGACTCAGCTTGATTTTGTAAGCAATTCAAATCATCTTGCGGCCATTACGGCTGAAATCGAACGTGAACAACACGGCACGCGCTACTTCAACCCGGTGGATATTTAGAATGCTGCGAATGCTGCTTGTCGTAGTCGCGGCAGTGCTCGCGGTGAAGATTCTTCTGAATCTGTTTCGTTCGCGTTCGCCCGAACAAAACGTCAAGGGAAATCCGCAGCAGCGTGCGTCAGGTCCAGCCCGTCGCAATGAGGATATTGAAGACGCGGATTTCAGGGAAATTAAATGATATGAAACGTGAAGTTGTTACCACCAACGCGGCTCCTGCGGCGATCGGACCCTACAGTCAGGGAATAAAGGTTGCGGGATCGCTGCTGTTTACTGCGGGACAGATACCACTGGACCCGAAGACTATGGAGATAGTTGGGAATACCGCGGCCGAGCAATGCACACAAGTAGTAAAGAATCTAAGGGCAATTCTTGAGGCGGCCGGAACCGACTTTGACAATGTTGTGAAGACGACAATCTTCTTGCGAACAATGTCCGATTTCGCCGCGGTCAATGAGGTTTATGGGTCAGTGTTCGCGAAAGCACCGCCTGCACGCAGCACTGTCGCTGTTGCTGGATTGCCAAAGGATGTTCTTGTGGAAATCGAATGTATCGCGCTGTTGCCCTCGTTCTGATTCTTTCAGCACTTTTGTGTGCAGGAAGAGCAATCGCAGACGAGTCCTCAAGGGTTAGACCCAAGAAAAGCACTACCGGTGCGGTCTTTCGTTCACTTGCGGTTCCAGGCTGGGGACAGGCTTACAATGAGTCCTATGTGAAAGCGGCAGCTTTTTTCGTGACGGAAGCACTGTTTATTGTTGGAATTTCACGATACAATGATTGGATGATGGCCGCCAAAAAGGCTGACAATTTTGAAGAAGAGAAACTCTATCGCAGTTCCAGAAACAAGAATATCTGGTGGCTTGCCGGAATAAAACTTCTGTCCCTTGGTGACGCATACGTGGACGCACAGCTGTTTCAAATTGATGTTTCGCCGAACTTGACTCCTGAGGGTGTAGAAGGAGCTCAAATTGGCGCCACTATTCGCTTCTAATACATACTGAACATGTCTTTGTTAGACCAATTGGTCGTTCGCACGATGCCGCTTGTTCCGCGCTGGATGGTACGTCGTGTGGCTTCCAAGTATATTGCCGGGGAGACTCTTGAAGACGCTATGCGTGTCGTTCAGGAACTAAACGCGAATGGCATGCACACTACAGTGGACGTTTTGGGAGAATTTGTCTCAGATCCGTCCGAAGCTCGCAGCGCAATTGATGCATATGTTCGCCTTGTTGACGCGATTGCCGACCGAAAATTGAAATCCGGTGTGTCGGTAAAACTTACTGCCGTCGGACTGTCAATCAGTCCTCAGTTGGCACGCGAGAACATGCGTATCCTGATAGAAGCCGCCGGAAAGCGGGATGTCTTCGTTCGAATTGACATGGAAGATTCTCCATATACGACCGAGACTTTGGCGATTTTTCAGGAATTTCGAGGCTACCCTCGATTGGGCATAGTTGTGCAGGCATACTTGAAGCGAACCGCCGATGACGTGAAGCGACTTATGGATACCGGCAAAACAAACTTCCGGCTTTGCAAGGGAATCTATGTCGAACCTGAATCTATTGCCCTCAAGGAACGAAAGGCGATACAGGACAACTATTTGAAATTGCTCGAATTGATGTTTGATGGCGGCTCTCAAGTTGGAATTGCGACCCACGACAACTACCTGATTGAGCATTCGGAACGGATGATAAGGACACGTGGCATAGATCGTGCAAGCTACGAGTATCAAATGCTTCTCGGAGTTTTGCCGGAATTACGAAGCAAAGTGGTTTCGTCCGGGCATCGTATGCGGGTGTACGTGCCATTCGGAGATGCTTGGTACGGGTATTCAACGAGAAGGCTGAAAGAAAACCCCGCGCTTGCCGGCTACGTATTCAAGAGTTTGTTCAAAGCGGGCTAAAAAGAAATCTATCTAAATCGAGGCAGAATTCGGGTCACCGCGAGTTTTCGTGAGGTGACCCTCTCTCTGAGTGGACATGAGTATTCGTGAAGACTGGCTAAACGCAATCACATGCGGGGACTGTTTCAAGCTCCTGCGCGAGTTGCCGGACGAGTGTGTAGACCTTGTCCTGACAGATCCGCCTTATGGCATAGACTACCAGTCGAATCGTCGGACGGCTCGCGACAAACTCCCCAAGTTCGCAAATGACCAAAGTCTCGACTGGGTCAGCGATTGGGTGGATGAAATACATCGTGTGTTAAAAAACGACACTCACTTCTATTGTTTCACTCGTTATGACACCTATCCGCTATTCTTCAGCGAGATTTCCCGCAGATTCGAGGTCAAGAATTGTTTGATATGGGTGAAGAATAATCACGGCAGCGGGGATCTGAACGGATCTTACGCACCGCAGTATGAAATGATCATCTTCGCTCATAAAGGGAAACGGCATCTCAACGGCAAACGGGATCCTGATGTCATGGAATGCGATAATGTTCCCTCTGCGCACCGCTTCCACTCAACCCAGAAACCTGTTGAACTTCTGCGCGTCTTGATCGAAAAAAGTAGTGATCCCGGCGATATTGTTCTTGACCCGTTTGCAGGCACCGGTAGTGCGGGATTGGCCTGCAAAGCTGCAAGTCATCATGACGGTGACGGTCACGAACGTAATTTTGTCCTGTTTGAACTGAATCCCGAATTTGTCGCAAAAGCACGTGCGGGAGGACTCGGCAGGCAAATGCAGCTAATAGATGTAAAGCGGGACAAGAAGAAATTGCAGGATCCCAAACTGCGCGCCACAATTCGTCCGAAGCGCTACGTTGCAAGAAAAGATCAGACTCTGTGGCTTGCTTTTGACAGTTAACAGCATTAGTCACATGACTAACAAAAGAGCCCGTCGATTGACGGGCTCTTTTGTCATTGGGGGAATGACTTACTTAATGATGCCGAGTGACTTCCCGACCTTCTTGAAGGCATTGATGGCCGTGTCGAGATGATCGCCGTCATGCGCGGCGGAAATCTGTACCCGAATGCGAGCCTGATCCTTGGGTACGACAGGGAAGAAGAATCCAATCACGTAAACCCCTTCCTCAAGCATAGCCGCCGCCATTTCCTGCGCTTTGTGCGCATCGTACAGCATGATCGGAACAATCGGATGTACTCCCGGCTTGATATCAAATCCCGCGGCCGACATGGCCTCGCGGAAGTACTTCGTAT
This window encodes:
- a CDS encoding ABC transporter ATP-binding protein, producing the protein MSAASAKSAEERDVMGKAYDSVLARRLWGYVGNQKLKLFLAVGLLLLGAAAELAGPWLSKIAIDKYIANGDMPGLIKIVVLFVGVAAVSAALRWSQVYLTGEAGQIIMYRLRRDVFEKLQRLSVPYFDRNPVGRLMTRVTSDVQALYELFGSGMVAIFGDVFTLVGIMIVMFAINWKLALLTLTVVPILIVVTFAFRKKVRDLYRQTRSQISGLNGYLQENITGMRVVQLFGREEHNYQRFQEQNGALKNTYLDTIFFYALFFPGVELISALAIAAIIWGGGTMMIAGTVTVGTLVAFLQYVERFYRPVRDLAEKYNILQAAMAAAERVFHVLDEPIQVSDSRSLDKPTAASDAPFIEFRHVWFAYKPDEWILQDVSFAVRQGESIAVVGATGAGKTTIISLLQRFYDVQKGEILIKGRDIREYPLAELRSMLGIVLQDVFIFAGNIADNIRYGKPDATEEDVKAAANLVFANRFIDKLPGGLAEPVVERGATLSTGQRQLLAFARALLRKPELLILDEATASIDTETEQLIQQAIERVLEGRTSIIIAHRLSTIQSCNRILVMHHGKLREEGTHEELLRLGGIYYRLYRLQFGQSESAKDEQLVP
- the gatC gene encoding Asp-tRNA(Asn)/Glu-tRNA(Gln) amidotransferase subunit GatC, whose product is MSVSRNDIINLAKLARMRLTEDEIEALQKDMNSILVFFDQLKKVDVSDVEPMVHPVKGDFLLEDDVPHESLPREVVLRDAPDRTEEYFRLPRVLGG
- the kdsB gene encoding 3-deoxy-manno-octulosonate cytidylyltransferase; the encoded protein is MSKVAVVIPARYGATRFPGKPLALLWGRPMVQHVWEKCQAASGIDRVVVATDDSRILTACAGFGAEAVMTDSALPSGTDRVAAAAEDMGQYDIILNVQGDEPGMEPEVIAAVAGLMRMPDVSIGTAVVPTARVEDLARPHVVKAVVAQDGRALYFSRSVVPFERNKLQNSPYFRHLGIYGFRRQVLAELVKLPPSPLEQVESLEQLRWLEAGYEIRTVSVNSSSVGVDTPEDLQTISLRTH
- a CDS encoding CTP synthase encodes the protein MSPQKNSRKASRTKYVFITGGVVSSLGKGIASASIGRILKARGLKVSMMKLDPYINVDPGTMNPFQHGEVYVTEDGAETDLDLGHYERFIDEDMTRANNATTGQIYHTVISKERKGDYLGATVQVIPHITGEIIERMLAVTRGSKVYDVVLVEVGGTVGDIESLPYIEAIRQFGLELGPKNCVYIHLTLVPYIATAQEVKTKPTQHSVKELREIGVQPDLLLCRTDRPLDRKVKDKIALFCNVGKEDVFDVPDVDTVYELPLIFEREGMGKRLLDQLGLRGKEPDFSQWQQVVRKIKHPTGSVKILIAGKYVEVRDSYKSIIESFIHAGAFHGLKVDLKWVEAEEFESGDAKDLMSGCSGLLVPGGFGERGIEGKIAAIQYARTKGIPFFGICLGMQAAVIEYARNVCGLRKAHSTEFAPATKHPVIDLLPEQRGLKQKGATMRLGSYPCFLTRGSKAHAAFKTDAITERHRHRFEMNNQYREQLEQAGLRCTGVWPGGDLVEIVELENHPWFLAVQFHPELKSRPTHPHPLFRDFVGACMNFGEPKSKDVVSAKKLETVIEE
- a CDS encoding NAD-dependent isocitrate dehydrogenase; its protein translation is MQRTHKATLIPGDGIGPSISEAAVAIMEATGVVIQWEVCHAGLAAIAAGKDPLPKETADSIDRTGVVLKGPITTPVGGGYKSVNVSMRQKWNLYANVRPCVSFTGIKTPFPDTDIVVIRENTEGLYTGQEMYVDPDKRAAIVVACNTRSAMDRVCSYSFNYARRNGRKKVTCIHKANILKVFSGIFLESFREIAADYPDINAEEKIIDAACMELVKKPHTYDVIVTTNLFGDIISDLTAGLVGGLGVAPGANYGDNVAMFEAIHGSAPDIAGKGIANPISLVLAGAMMLKHMGEDEASEKVNSAVRAVLKEGKYLTPDLMPGSPHGTADITKAIIDQLN
- the kdsA gene encoding 3-deoxy-8-phosphooctulonate synthase, with the translated sequence MTSSIDIGGEFYPLAIIAGPCVIESEDLCMYVAEELAIIATRTGVLPIFKASFDKANRTSVDSFRGPGLEEGLRILENVRKSSGLPVTTDIHLPDQAASAGEVVDILQIPAFLCRQTDILVAAGKTGKAVNVKKGQFVAPEDMKFAAAKIASTGNNKILLTERGSSFGYRDLVVDMRSLVLLADIGYPVVFDATHSVQKMGGQGAGVSGGSPRFIGHLARAAVATGAVSAVFVETHPNPSQALSDGGNMLALSELERFITDLVRIVESLKAGEA
- the folB gene encoding dihydroneopterin aldolase — protein: MSSPQDRIRLKGIQIYAHHGALDEERRLGQLFELDCEVAGDFGRGGSSGDDLYWTVDYTLLFKELERAFLAENYRLLETCASELANAVLVKFAAVQEVTIRVRKPHVPMGGVLNSVEVEVVRHRKDD
- the folK gene encoding 2-amino-4-hydroxy-6-hydroxymethyldihydropteridine diphosphokinase, giving the protein MKSSAIARMIEHAYIGFGTNLGDRWENYNKAVDLLTRQFALLRIARVVESKPVDGVAGGNFLNTVFECRRIENCFMFLRQLQAIELSVGGTTDKHGNARTCDLDILLWGNEIIDTPDLHVPHPRMHLRDFYLIPLCELIPDSVHPVSGKTFKQLLDEIRLISVIGPATQ
- a CDS encoding deoxynucleoside kinase encodes the protein MQTRHRYIAIEGVIGVGKTSLARILSENLNGRLVLENHDENPFLAQFYKDQRHYAFQTQLFFLLSRFKQQQELPEPDFFHTTLISDYIFPKDRIFAYINLSEAELTLYEKVMSLLEMRVRKPDIVVYLQSSTDRLMKNIRMRSRPYERDMSEEYIRTLNEGYNHFFFNYDETPLLIVNTTQLDFVSNSNHLAAITAEIEREQHGTRYFNPVDI
- a CDS encoding RidA family protein → MKREVVTTNAAPAAIGPYSQGIKVAGSLLFTAGQIPLDPKTMEIVGNTAAEQCTQVVKNLRAILEAAGTDFDNVVKTTIFLRTMSDFAAVNEVYGSVFAKAPPARSTVAVAGLPKDVLVEIECIALLPSF
- a CDS encoding proline dehydrogenase family protein, whose protein sequence is MSLLDQLVVRTMPLVPRWMVRRVASKYIAGETLEDAMRVVQELNANGMHTTVDVLGEFVSDPSEARSAIDAYVRLVDAIADRKLKSGVSVKLTAVGLSISPQLARENMRILIEAAGKRDVFVRIDMEDSPYTTETLAIFQEFRGYPRLGIVVQAYLKRTADDVKRLMDTGKTNFRLCKGIYVEPESIALKERKAIQDNYLKLLELMFDGGSQVGIATHDNYLIEHSERMIRTRGIDRASYEYQMLLGVLPELRSKVVSSGHRMRVYVPFGDAWYGYSTRRLKENPALAGYVFKSLFKAG
- a CDS encoding site-specific DNA-methyltransferase, translated to MSIREDWLNAITCGDCFKLLRELPDECVDLVLTDPPYGIDYQSNRRTARDKLPKFANDQSLDWVSDWVDEIHRVLKNDTHFYCFTRYDTYPLFFSEISRRFEVKNCLIWVKNNHGSGDLNGSYAPQYEMIIFAHKGKRHLNGKRDPDVMECDNVPSAHRFHSTQKPVELLRVLIEKSSDPGDIVLDPFAGTGSAGLACKAASHHDGDGHERNFVLFELNPEFVAKARAGGLGRQMQLIDVKRDKKKLQDPKLRATIRPKRYVARKDQTLWLAFDS